In one window of Zhongshania aliphaticivorans DNA:
- the nadC gene encoding carboxylating nicotinate-nucleotide diphosphorylase: MQFSDALQRDITETVRFALAEDIGSGDITAQLIPSNHTATARIITRESAVICGVNWVNEVFQQIDNSVTVIWHVEDGDYVAADSLLFELSGQARSLLTGERTALNFLQLLSGTASSCKHYADLVAHTNVRLLDTRKTIPGLRTAQKYAVSCGGCHNHRIGLYDAFLIKENHIAACGGIEAAITAARDIAPLKPVEVEVENLTELSIALTGNADIIMLDNFTIEELREGVAITNGRAKLEASGNVSMATLVGIAETGVDFISIGALTKHAQAIDLSMRFS, translated from the coding sequence ATGCAATTTTCAGATGCTCTTCAGCGTGACATCACGGAAACCGTGCGTTTCGCACTAGCCGAAGACATTGGCAGTGGCGACATCACTGCCCAACTTATTCCCTCTAACCATACCGCCACCGCACGTATTATTACTCGTGAATCCGCCGTCATTTGCGGGGTAAATTGGGTGAATGAAGTTTTTCAACAAATTGACAACTCTGTCACAGTTATATGGCATGTCGAGGATGGCGATTATGTCGCCGCAGACAGTCTGCTATTCGAATTATCGGGGCAAGCTCGTTCACTCCTTACCGGTGAACGCACTGCTCTCAATTTTTTGCAGCTCTTATCTGGAACAGCCAGCTCCTGTAAACACTATGCAGACTTAGTAGCACACACTAACGTTCGCTTACTGGACACCCGTAAAACCATACCAGGCCTGCGCACAGCGCAAAAATACGCTGTGAGCTGTGGGGGCTGCCATAATCACCGAATTGGCTTGTATGATGCGTTCCTTATTAAAGAAAACCATATAGCAGCCTGCGGTGGTATTGAAGCCGCCATTACCGCCGCCAGAGACATAGCACCACTGAAGCCGGTTGAAGTTGAAGTCGAAAACTTAACTGAACTCAGTATTGCTCTAACAGGTAATGCCGACATTATTATGCTAGACAATTTCACCATTGAAGAGTTACGCGAAGGCGTTGCCATCACTAATGGTCGCGCCAAACTCGAAGCCTCAGGCAATGTCAGCATGGCAACATTAGTCGGCATCGCTGAAACAGGCGTAGATTTTATTTCCATCGGCGCGTTAACAAAACATGCACAAGCTATCGATTTATCAATGCGCTTTAGCTAG
- a CDS encoding queuosine precursor transporter, producing MQSSVLGNKATRLFVVLGGFFVANAILAELIGVKIFSLENSLGIPPLELNIFGIDKLSFNLTTGVLLWPFVFVLTDLINEYYGKRGVRLLSYLTAGLIIYAFAMVFIGIHLVPADFWPQSHINANLSIAEQTQLRSEVGDYNAAFGLVFGQGLWIIIGSLIAFLVGQIIDIKVFQRVKKITGESMIWLRATGSTLVSQFIDSFVVLFIAFYIGADWSLQLVLAIGLVNYIYKFMMAILMTPLLYAVHFIIEQYLGNETASAMKHRALKE from the coding sequence GTGCAATCAAGCGTGCTCGGCAATAAAGCAACAAGACTGTTCGTGGTGTTGGGTGGTTTTTTTGTCGCCAATGCCATATTAGCCGAGCTTATTGGGGTAAAGATTTTCTCCCTAGAAAACAGCCTAGGTATACCTCCGCTTGAATTAAATATATTTGGAATAGACAAACTGTCATTTAATTTAACTACTGGCGTTTTACTCTGGCCTTTTGTGTTTGTATTAACCGATTTGATTAATGAGTATTACGGCAAACGAGGCGTTCGCTTACTTTCATATTTAACAGCTGGGCTGATTATCTACGCTTTCGCCATGGTGTTTATTGGCATACACCTTGTTCCAGCCGACTTCTGGCCACAATCGCATATCAATGCAAATCTTTCCATAGCGGAACAAACCCAACTACGTAGTGAAGTGGGCGATTATAATGCCGCCTTTGGCTTGGTCTTTGGTCAAGGTCTCTGGATTATTATCGGTTCACTTATTGCCTTTCTCGTCGGCCAGATCATTGATATCAAAGTATTCCAGCGCGTAAAAAAAATAACGGGCGAAAGCATGATCTGGCTGAGAGCAACAGGCTCTACCCTTGTGAGTCAATTTATTGATAGTTTTGTGGTTTTATTTATTGCCTTTTACATAGGTGCCGATTGGAGTTTACAACTTGTTCTCGCTATCGGGCTGGTGAATTATATCTATAAATTTATGATGGCAATATTAATGACCCCACTACTCTACGCCGTACATTTTATTATCGAGCAATACTTAGGTAATGAGACCGCCTCAGCGATGAAGCACCGCGCACTAAAAGAATAA
- a CDS encoding SDR family oxidoreductase has protein sequence MPECNHIPVILISGASQGIGAAIAQCFAAASFPVRLVLVARNKAALERVAAQCGGANEVRCYTVDVSDEGQVSGFSAALSRDIGEVDVLINNAGSWHGATVDEMATADFDRIYAVNVRSTFLLSRLVLPAMLKRQHGDIFNMSSTAGIEGYAGVSAYCAAKHAVAGFTKALREEVRGQGIRVSCVSPGPTYSPSWHGSGIAEERFMPAEDVAKAFLDIYQLDRNVVVEDIVLRPQAGHIRS, from the coding sequence ATGCCTGAATGTAACCACATACCTGTCATTTTAATAAGCGGTGCGTCGCAAGGAATAGGTGCCGCGATAGCGCAGTGCTTTGCAGCCGCAAGTTTTCCCGTTCGCTTGGTATTGGTGGCTAGAAATAAGGCCGCACTTGAACGTGTTGCAGCGCAATGTGGCGGTGCCAATGAGGTACGTTGCTATACAGTAGATGTCAGTGATGAAGGGCAGGTAAGTGGTTTTTCTGCGGCGTTATCTCGAGATATCGGCGAGGTTGATGTTTTAATTAACAATGCTGGTAGTTGGCATGGAGCGACGGTTGACGAAATGGCAACCGCCGATTTTGACCGTATTTATGCGGTTAATGTTAGAAGTACCTTTCTTTTGAGTCGACTAGTGTTGCCGGCAATGTTGAAGCGTCAACATGGTGATATTTTTAATATGTCGTCCACCGCAGGTATTGAGGGATACGCTGGCGTATCTGCATATTGTGCGGCCAAACATGCGGTTGCGGGGTTTACCAAAGCACTGCGAGAGGAGGTGCGTGGGCAGGGTATCCGGGTTTCTTGTGTTTCTCCAGGGCCCACCTATTCGCCATCATGGCATGGGTCCGGCATTGCGGAAGAACGATTTATGCCTGCAGAAGATGTTGCAAAAGCATTCCTTGATATCTACCAGTTGGATCGTAACGTTGTGGTAGAAGATATCGTTTTGCGTCCACAGGCGGGGCACATCCGCAGTTGA
- the lipA gene encoding lipoyl synthase gives MKSESDTAVGIVPKAAKKKVVQGEKLRGAEKVARIPIKVIPTVELPTKPSWIRVKMSTGPEVSRIKSVLRKHKLASVCEEAACPNLGECFSGGTATFMIMGEICTRRCPFCDVAHGRPNALDEDEPRELAEAIAEMNLKYVVVTSVDRDDLRDGGAQHFADCIRETRARSPEIRIEVLVPDFRGRMDIALDILEQEAPDVFNHNLESVPSLYKKIRPGSDYQWSLDLLKKYKERRPDVLTKSGLMLGLGETAEELIQVMKDMRAHGVDMITMGQYLQPSRDHLAVERFVTPEEFDEFGRIAKELGFKSVASGPLVRSSYHADKQVDLSLLKTM, from the coding sequence ATGAAGTCTGAGAGTGATACAGCTGTTGGCATAGTGCCCAAAGCTGCAAAGAAAAAAGTTGTTCAGGGAGAGAAGTTGCGCGGGGCGGAGAAAGTCGCGCGCATTCCGATAAAGGTTATCCCAACTGTTGAGTTACCGACAAAACCGTCGTGGATACGAGTGAAAATGTCCACGGGGCCTGAAGTCAGCCGAATAAAATCGGTTCTGCGTAAGCACAAATTGGCATCGGTATGCGAAGAGGCGGCCTGCCCAAATTTAGGAGAATGTTTTAGCGGTGGTACGGCGACCTTCATGATTATGGGTGAGATATGTACTCGTCGCTGTCCTTTTTGTGATGTTGCCCACGGCCGACCGAATGCGCTTGATGAAGATGAGCCTCGAGAGTTGGCGGAAGCGATCGCTGAAATGAACTTGAAGTATGTGGTGGTAACGTCGGTAGATCGGGACGATTTGCGCGATGGCGGTGCTCAACATTTTGCTGATTGTATTCGAGAGACTCGCGCTCGTAGTCCAGAGATAAGAATTGAAGTCTTAGTACCTGATTTCCGTGGGCGTATGGATATTGCACTAGACATTCTAGAGCAAGAAGCGCCGGATGTGTTTAATCATAATTTAGAGTCAGTGCCCAGTTTGTACAAAAAAATTCGTCCCGGTTCAGACTACCAGTGGTCGTTGGATTTACTTAAAAAGTATAAAGAACGTCGGCCGGATGTGTTAACTAAGTCTGGCTTAATGCTGGGACTTGGGGAGACTGCGGAAGAGCTTATCCAGGTAATGAAGGATATGCGCGCCCACGGTGTTGATATGATTACCATGGGACAGTATTTGCAGCCAAGCCGTGATCATTTAGCGGTGGAGCGTTTTGTTACGCCTGAAGAGTTTGACGAATTTGGACGTATTGCTAAAGAGCTTGGCTTCAAAAGTGTGGCCAGTGGCCCATTGGTTCGTTCCTCATACCATGCTGACAAGCAGGTAGACTTGAGTTTGTTAAAAACGATGTAA
- the lipB gene encoding lipoyl(octanoyl) transferase LipB: protein MSRPDTLWLRQLGRQPYEPVWHAMQAYTDVRDSNSPDELWFLEHDAVFTQGQAGKAEHILMPGDIPIVQVDRGGQVTYHGPGQLVGYILVDLRRLGMGIRELVTAIESSIVNVLADLGIPAHPRADAPGVYVDSGAKIAQLGLRVRRGSTFHGLSLNIDMDLSVFQRINPCGHQGMVVTDIRRQSELEPLSQQELTGMLSTQLADVLGYKQCREVRGNSLPDLSEV, encoded by the coding sequence ATGAGTAGGCCTGATACGCTTTGGTTGCGGCAACTGGGTCGACAACCTTACGAGCCGGTATGGCATGCCATGCAAGCTTACACAGATGTTCGAGATTCAAATAGCCCTGATGAACTGTGGTTTTTAGAGCACGATGCCGTGTTTACCCAAGGGCAAGCAGGTAAAGCTGAACATATATTGATGCCTGGAGATATTCCAATTGTTCAGGTAGACCGGGGAGGACAGGTAACCTACCACGGCCCAGGCCAGCTTGTGGGCTATATCTTAGTTGATCTTCGTCGTTTGGGGATGGGAATTCGAGAGCTAGTTACCGCGATCGAAAGTAGCATTGTTAACGTGTTGGCTGATCTTGGTATTCCGGCTCACCCCCGAGCAGACGCACCAGGGGTTTATGTAGATAGCGGTGCTAAAATAGCACAACTTGGTTTACGGGTTCGTCGAGGTAGTACCTTTCACGGCCTGAGCTTAAATATTGATATGGATCTCAGTGTTTTTCAGCGTATTAATCCCTGTGGTCATCAGGGTATGGTTGTGACGGATATTCGCCGTCAAAGTGAGTTGGAGCCCCTTTCACAGCAGGAGCTCACTGGTATGCTCAGCACGCAGTTGGCTGACGTATTGGGTTATAAACAGTGTCGGGAAGTCAGAGGAAATAGCTTGCCTGATCTATCGGAGGTTTGA
- a CDS encoding YbeD family protein, whose amino-acid sequence MNKFTFTESTDAESGEPRLEFPCAYPIKVIGVGNQNLRQCVIDIMRVHAGDIDETQITERESSEGRFVSVTVVITATGKPQLDTIFTELKATGLVKMVL is encoded by the coding sequence ATGAATAAATTTACTTTTACTGAGTCCACTGACGCTGAAAGTGGGGAACCAAGGCTTGAATTTCCCTGTGCCTATCCTATAAAGGTAATTGGTGTCGGAAATCAAAATCTGCGCCAATGTGTGATTGATATTATGCGTGTGCACGCAGGTGATATTGATGAGACCCAGATAACTGAGCGGGAAAGCAGTGAAGGGCGTTTTGTTTCGGTGACGGTGGTGATTACAGCTACAGGAAAGCCCCAGTTAGACACTATATTTACTGAATTAAAGGCGACTGGTCTCGTTAAAATGGTATTGTAA
- a CDS encoding D-alanyl-D-alanine carboxypeptidase family protein, which translates to MFKRVFAAFVATIVVSSSSLAQLNLVPAAPSVAASAYFLMDANSGEVLIEHNADERLPPASLTKLMTSYVLSYELERGQVSNDDLVTISKNAWAQNPIFNGSSLMWIEVGKQVTLGELHKGVVISSGNDASVAVAEHIAGSEDAFAGMMNQHAAMLGMNNSHFVNSHGLPDPEHYTSPRDLAILARAIIAYKNEYALYSEHDFVFNNIRQSNRNGLLWSDPSVDGLKTGHTTAAGYCLVTSAKRDGMRLISVVMGTSSTQARERETQKLLSYGFRYFETHQLYAGGAELTRSKVWKGEGEEVSLGVKKDVFITIPRGKSDALEAQLNVDEVLIAPIVADQVHGELVVNLDGEERLRTPLVSLQAVEEGGILKRLWDSIILFFLNLIS; encoded by the coding sequence ATGTTTAAGCGTGTTTTTGCAGCCTTTGTGGCAACAATAGTCGTATCTTCAAGTAGCTTGGCTCAGCTAAATTTAGTTCCTGCAGCGCCTAGTGTGGCGGCGTCGGCTTACTTCTTAATGGATGCAAATAGTGGTGAGGTGCTGATTGAGCATAATGCTGATGAACGCTTACCGCCAGCTAGTTTGACCAAGTTGATGACGAGTTATGTATTGTCTTATGAGCTTGAGCGAGGTCAAGTAAGCAATGATGACCTTGTTACCATTAGTAAAAATGCTTGGGCGCAAAACCCTATTTTTAATGGCTCATCATTGATGTGGATTGAGGTGGGCAAGCAAGTCACTCTAGGAGAGCTGCATAAGGGTGTGGTGATTTCATCAGGCAATGATGCAAGTGTCGCTGTGGCGGAGCATATTGCAGGTAGTGAAGATGCTTTTGCCGGCATGATGAACCAGCATGCTGCAATGCTAGGAATGAATAACAGCCATTTTGTTAACTCTCATGGTTTACCGGATCCCGAGCACTATACCTCACCTCGTGATCTAGCGATTCTTGCTAGAGCGATAATTGCTTATAAAAATGAGTATGCTTTGTATAGTGAGCATGACTTTGTGTTCAACAATATTCGCCAAAGTAACCGCAACGGCCTGTTGTGGAGTGACCCAAGTGTTGACGGATTAAAAACTGGCCACACCACCGCCGCTGGATATTGTCTTGTCACTTCTGCTAAGCGTGATGGAATGCGTTTAATTTCGGTTGTAATGGGGACATCCAGCACTCAAGCTCGGGAGCGGGAGACGCAAAAATTATTATCTTACGGGTTTCGCTACTTTGAAACGCACCAGCTATATGCGGGTGGAGCAGAGCTAACTCGCTCAAAAGTTTGGAAAGGTGAGGGCGAAGAAGTAAGTTTAGGGGTTAAAAAGGATGTGTTTATTACCATCCCTCGTGGCAAGAGTGATGCCCTTGAAGCCCAGTTAAATGTTGATGAGGTGCTTATTGCCCCTATTGTTGCCGATCAGGTTCACGGTGAACTTGTGGTGAATTTGGATGGCGAAGAGCGTTTGCGAACGCCTTTAGTATCGTTGCAGGCCGTAGAGGAAGGCGGTATTTTGAAGCGCCTATGGGACAGCATTATTTTGTTCTTTTTAAACCTGATTTCTTAA
- a CDS encoding septal ring lytic transglycosylase RlpA family protein: MNHRFLAIVAVLVMAGCASAPPVEKKGDGIGSAPRETSGGTGGSRYQFDKDGAPLQKLDPNTIADAEPRYEVLRVSGNISPYVVNGKEYRLVEQHRGFKQRGIASWYGTKFHGHATSNGEIYSLYEMTAAHRTLPIPVYVKVTNLDNGKTAVVRVNDRGPFHSDRIIDLSYAAAVKLDYVNQGTARVEIEVIDTDNTQLAPNAAAARYYLQVAAFSQLNSANVLQQKLSADLAYPVMIATSEGRGTTLHRVRIGPFIDYSSAQAAKKVLKQQWTGEPHLVVDAGDS; the protein is encoded by the coding sequence TTGAACCATCGCTTTTTGGCGATAGTTGCGGTTTTGGTGATGGCTGGTTGCGCGTCGGCACCGCCAGTTGAAAAGAAAGGGGATGGTATTGGTAGTGCTCCTAGAGAAACCTCAGGGGGCACTGGTGGATCACGTTATCAGTTTGATAAAGATGGTGCTCCTTTACAAAAGCTAGACCCTAATACCATTGCTGATGCAGAACCCCGCTACGAGGTGCTTCGTGTTTCCGGCAATATCAGCCCATATGTTGTCAATGGTAAGGAATATCGCTTAGTTGAACAGCATCGTGGCTTTAAGCAGCGTGGTATTGCTTCATGGTACGGCACTAAGTTTCATGGCCATGCTACGTCAAATGGCGAAATCTATAGTCTTTATGAAATGACGGCTGCCCACCGGACTCTACCTATTCCGGTTTATGTCAAAGTGACCAACTTGGATAATGGTAAAACAGCCGTTGTTCGAGTGAATGATCGGGGCCCTTTTCATTCTGACCGCATTATTGATTTGTCGTATGCCGCTGCAGTAAAGCTTGATTATGTTAACCAAGGAACGGCGCGGGTAGAAATTGAAGTCATTGATACGGATAATACCCAATTAGCACCTAATGCTGCCGCCGCGAGATATTATTTACAGGTGGCTGCGTTTTCTCAGCTGAACTCAGCTAATGTACTGCAGCAGAAGCTTAGCGCAGATTTAGCTTATCCCGTGATGATTGCAACTAGCGAGGGGCGCGGAACGACATTGCACCGGGTTAGAATTGGGCCGTTTATTGACTATTCGTCTGCCCAGGCGGCCAAAAAAGTATTAAAACAACAGTGGACCGGCGAGCCTCATTTAGTGGTTGATGCCGGTGACTCCTAA